Proteins encoded in a region of the Myxococcales bacterium genome:
- a CDS encoding LysM peptidoglycan-binding domain-containing protein, translated as MNRSTSRALAALLGFGLIAMSATAAAQGAAGSGAAPAAGGGGGAAPAAGGGGSAAPATGGGGGAAPATGGGSTVVFPTYPNAVVAPVPEGGVLGGGNVTGSSSKPITGPGDRDGFDLRASGAGGGTVRGRENGSFIFGGMNARRNPSAQVHAVRKGDTLWRICDQYFSNPYQWPRIWSYNPEIQNPHWIYPGEQVRLRPGADTDAPAAAPTAANAIRGPAQVPPGTVFLRNGGYIEDQSNNWGEINGSPEDKMLLTEGDEVYIRFADNREAKEGQLLTIYRPQGAVRGNGQMIAIQGTVRVDNWRAKDHTARARIVEALDVIERGARIGAIQRRFEVVPPQRNDAETAAQVIASVRNHNFYGQDQVIFIDKGEDAKVKPGNRLLVLRKGDAWHESFIERRAVDRIALESNSPAATEAVPRPKDTTKLPEEIVGELRVITVGKHSSMCILLGTRREIELGDKVFLRKGY; from the coding sequence ATGAACCGTTCCACCTCACGCGCGCTCGCGGCGCTCCTCGGGTTTGGTCTGATCGCCATGTCGGCGACCGCGGCGGCGCAAGGAGCGGCAGGCAGCGGCGCAGCACCGGCGGCAGGTGGCGGCGGCGGTGCGGCCCCCGCGGCAGGTGGCGGCGGCAGCGCGGCCCCGGCGACAGGCGGCGGCGGCGGCGCGGCCCCGGCGACAGGCGGCGGATCGACGGTCGTCTTCCCGACCTACCCGAACGCGGTCGTGGCGCCCGTCCCCGAGGGCGGGGTCCTCGGCGGCGGCAACGTGACGGGGTCTTCGTCGAAGCCGATCACGGGCCCCGGCGATCGCGACGGGTTCGACCTCCGCGCATCGGGCGCCGGCGGTGGGACCGTCCGGGGTCGCGAGAACGGCTCTTTCATCTTCGGGGGCATGAACGCCCGCCGGAACCCGAGCGCCCAGGTGCACGCGGTGCGCAAGGGCGACACCCTCTGGCGCATCTGCGACCAGTACTTCTCGAACCCGTACCAGTGGCCTCGCATCTGGTCTTACAACCCCGAAATCCAGAACCCCCACTGGATCTACCCCGGCGAGCAAGTACGCCTGCGGCCCGGCGCCGACACCGACGCGCCCGCCGCCGCGCCCACCGCCGCGAACGCGATCCGCGGGCCCGCGCAGGTGCCGCCCGGCACGGTGTTCCTGAGGAACGGCGGGTACATCGAAGACCAGTCGAACAACTGGGGTGAGATCAATGGCTCGCCCGAGGACAAGATGCTCCTCACGGAGGGCGACGAGGTCTACATCCGCTTCGCCGACAACCGCGAGGCGAAGGAGGGCCAGCTCCTCACCATCTACCGTCCCCAGGGCGCAGTGCGCGGGAACGGCCAGATGATCGCCATTCAGGGCACGGTCCGGGTCGACAACTGGCGCGCGAAGGACCACACGGCCCGGGCGCGAATCGTGGAAGCGCTCGACGTCATCGAGCGCGGCGCCCGCATCGGCGCCATCCAGCGTCGCTTCGAGGTCGTCCCGCCACAGCGCAACGACGCCGAGACCGCCGCGCAGGTGATCGCGAGCGTCCGCAACCACAACTTCTACGGGCAAGACCAGGTCATCTTCATCGACAAGGGCGAGGACGCCAAGGTGAAGCCTGGCAACCGCCTGCTCGTGCTCCGCAAGGGCGACGCCTGGCACGAGAGCTTCATCGAGCGACGCGCCGTCGACCGCATCGCGCTCGAGAGCAACTCCCCCGCCGCGACCGAGGCGGTGCCACGCCCGAAGGACACCACGAAGCTCCCCGAGGAGATCGTGGGCGAGCTGCGGGTCATCACGGTGGGCAAGCACAGCAGCATGTGCATTCTGCTGGGCACCCGGCGGGAGATCGAGCTCGGCGACAAGGTCTTCCTGCGCAAGGGCTACTGA
- a CDS encoding fatty acid desaturase translates to MSTAARASWFASFGSLPHLHFRRDANFYRRYDARWFFFCLALIALLHFGHVEPLAPSFKLWFIAAFPVALYVHILCSVFVHNASHGSFPRSINRLVGELCGFIVLSRFASWQIVHERHHRFSDDPEKDPHPLLPNYFKFTWRGIMNVEVQLQRAYLEVFGDTPENRRRERTRAMISYGTNLVLIAFFFRLLGPAGFIALFLPAQILGWMQIMHFNWVTHNALAKTGEYHPVNIDSGIYWIGNRIFFGIYMHGNHHKRANVFNPLFWDEKKYGKADPLMKPYPVPASREPAPAE, encoded by the coding sequence ATGTCTACCGCAGCGCGCGCCTCGTGGTTCGCATCCTTTGGGAGCTTGCCGCACCTTCACTTCCGCCGAGACGCGAACTTCTACCGGCGCTACGACGCGCGGTGGTTCTTCTTCTGCCTGGCGCTCATCGCGCTCTTGCACTTCGGCCACGTCGAGCCCCTCGCGCCGAGCTTCAAGCTTTGGTTCATCGCCGCGTTCCCCGTGGCGCTGTACGTGCACATCCTCTGCAGCGTGTTCGTCCACAACGCGAGCCACGGGAGCTTCCCGCGCTCGATCAACCGCCTCGTGGGCGAGCTCTGCGGGTTCATCGTGCTCTCCCGCTTCGCCTCCTGGCAAATCGTGCACGAGCGGCACCACCGCTTCTCGGACGACCCGGAGAAGGACCCGCACCCGCTCCTCCCGAACTACTTCAAGTTCACCTGGCGCGGCATCATGAACGTCGAAGTGCAGCTGCAGCGCGCCTACCTCGAGGTGTTCGGCGACACCCCCGAGAACCGCCGGCGCGAGCGCACGCGCGCGATGATCAGCTACGGCACGAACCTCGTGCTCATCGCCTTCTTCTTCCGGCTCCTCGGCCCGGCGGGCTTCATCGCGCTGTTCCTGCCGGCCCAGATCCTCGGCTGGATGCAGATCATGCACTTCAACTGGGTGACCCACAACGCGCTCGCGAAGACCGGCGAGTACCACCCGGTGAACATCGACAGCGGCATCTACTGGATCGGCAACCGAATCTTCTTCGGTATCTACATGCACGGCAACCACCACAAGCGGGCGAACGTCTTCAACCCGCTCTTCTGGGACGAGAAGAAGTACGGCAAGGCTGATCCGCTCATGAAGCCGTACCCGGTACCCGCGTCGCGCGAGCCCGCGCCGGCCGAATAG
- the rseP gene encoding RIP metalloprotease RseP codes for MDLLYFVVFVSVLIFIHEAGHFAFAKIFGVKVLTFSVGFGPKLVKIRGRETEYCVGLLPFGGFVKMLEEGKSREAILPEDRLRTFESQRLWKRIVIVLAGPAMNVLFPVLLYTSVFYEDREFRSPVVGAVVPDKPADGKLMPEDRIVSIDGHAVASFPEVQELFATRSGKPVRVVVQRDGATIDVDMVPVEEIEELEPKELDMVERVGRVGVSPSFSAPVIGVPRTDSPAYRAGLRTFDQIKSVNGRTIDRFVDLVHILTKSRGDTLTVTYMRPVKTEGGLFELAVMEMGVATLTPLAREDVGTHIDDWPSRERDVLSRTGIETSDMYVAFVPEGSSEWLAGLRAGDRVVALDGVPQRLFGGMKQRLIADAARPHELVWTREGERKSGTFQLRKEQWQDEVGQPYARYVFRTNHWAPKAKDETVPNNHRLTYALKKGSLETIAVVRFIGVGFLRVFQGRVSLATVSGPITLYDVAGQAGAKGTRYFVWAMAVTSVNLGLINLLPIPVLDGGHLVFFLLEGIRRRPLSLRTREIASLVGMSVLVLLMALAFKNDVTRKWDTIRAQVMELVT; via the coding sequence TTGGACCTGCTCTACTTCGTCGTCTTCGTGAGCGTGCTCATCTTCATCCACGAAGCGGGGCACTTCGCGTTCGCGAAGATCTTCGGCGTGAAGGTGCTCACGTTCTCGGTCGGGTTCGGGCCGAAGCTCGTGAAGATTCGCGGGCGCGAGACCGAGTACTGCGTGGGCCTCCTGCCGTTCGGAGGCTTCGTCAAGATGCTCGAGGAGGGCAAGAGCCGCGAGGCCATCCTGCCCGAGGATCGCCTGCGCACGTTCGAGAGCCAGCGGCTCTGGAAGCGCATCGTCATCGTGCTCGCGGGGCCCGCCATGAACGTGCTGTTCCCCGTGCTGCTCTACACGTCCGTGTTCTACGAGGACCGGGAGTTCCGCTCGCCGGTCGTGGGGGCGGTGGTGCCGGACAAGCCAGCGGACGGCAAGCTCATGCCGGAGGACCGCATCGTGTCGATCGACGGCCACGCGGTGGCGAGCTTCCCCGAGGTGCAGGAGCTCTTCGCCACGCGCTCGGGCAAGCCCGTGCGGGTCGTCGTGCAGCGCGACGGCGCCACGATCGACGTGGACATGGTCCCGGTGGAGGAGATCGAGGAGCTCGAGCCGAAGGAGCTCGACATGGTCGAGAGGGTCGGCCGGGTGGGGGTGAGCCCCTCGTTCTCGGCCCCGGTCATCGGCGTGCCTCGCACCGACTCGCCCGCCTACCGCGCGGGGCTCCGCACCTTCGACCAGATCAAGAGCGTGAACGGGCGCACCATCGACCGCTTCGTCGACCTCGTGCACATCCTCACGAAGAGCCGCGGCGACACGCTCACCGTGACCTACATGCGCCCCGTGAAGACAGAGGGCGGCCTCTTCGAGCTCGCGGTGATGGAAATGGGTGTCGCGACGCTGACACCCCTCGCGCGCGAGGACGTGGGCACGCACATCGACGACTGGCCGAGCCGGGAGCGCGACGTGCTCTCGCGCACCGGGATCGAGACCAGCGACATGTACGTGGCGTTCGTCCCGGAGGGCTCGAGTGAGTGGCTCGCGGGCCTCCGCGCCGGCGATCGGGTCGTGGCGCTCGACGGCGTCCCGCAGCGCCTCTTCGGCGGCATGAAGCAGCGGCTCATCGCCGACGCCGCGCGCCCGCACGAGCTCGTGTGGACGCGCGAGGGCGAGCGAAAGAGCGGGACGTTCCAGCTGCGCAAGGAGCAGTGGCAGGACGAGGTCGGCCAGCCGTACGCGCGCTACGTCTTCCGGACGAACCACTGGGCGCCCAAGGCGAAGGACGAGACGGTACCGAACAACCACCGGCTCACGTACGCCCTGAAGAAGGGGAGCCTCGAGACCATCGCCGTCGTGCGCTTCATCGGCGTGGGCTTTCTGCGGGTGTTCCAGGGCCGCGTGAGCCTCGCGACCGTGAGCGGGCCCATCACCCTCTACGACGTGGCGGGCCAGGCCGGCGCGAAGGGCACGCGCTACTTCGTGTGGGCGATGGCCGTCACCTCGGTCAACCTAGGGCTCATCAACCTCCTGCCCATCCCCGTGCTCGACGGCGGGCACCTCGTGTTCTTCCTGCTCGAGGGCATCCGTCGCCGCCCGCTCAGCCTGCGCACGAGGGAGATCGCGAGCCTCGTCGGCATGAGCGTGCTCGTGCTGCTGATGGCGCTCGCGTTCAAGAACGACGTCACACGCAAGTGGGACACCATCCGCGCGCAGGTCATGGAGCTCGTCACTTGA
- a CDS encoding tetratricopeptide repeat protein, producing the protein MIRPRAATSRSRAARALPLLGAIALAVATTGCAHDSADRQFARLSDDVNRLTSERDAVTSLAAPVQAPAPAPVTVDSTPARAPADVDTSPESDDPEDVAPRPSIRVAGSGGGQRVRARRDEGVEVVAPAAGDGPRPSALDPEAKKAYASALDKARAGHHREGLAQMGAFLTRWPDHPYADNAIYWRAECLAGLGEPQKAVAELEGLLSRFPLGNKVPDSLLKLSILYERAGDPAKARAALDRLEREFPKSDAARRRARNSSDGRPRRPKDPL; encoded by the coding sequence ATGATCCGACCTCGTGCGGCCACCTCCCGCTCCCGCGCCGCGAGGGCGCTCCCGCTCCTCGGCGCGATCGCGCTCGCGGTGGCGACGACGGGATGCGCGCACGACTCCGCGGACCGTCAGTTCGCGCGTCTGTCCGACGACGTGAACCGCCTCACCTCCGAGCGCGACGCGGTGACGAGCCTCGCGGCGCCCGTCCAGGCGCCCGCGCCCGCGCCCGTCACAGTCGACTCGACCCCCGCGCGCGCCCCCGCAGACGTGGACACGTCCCCCGAGTCCGACGACCCCGAGGACGTCGCACCGCGTCCATCGATCCGCGTGGCCGGCTCCGGCGGCGGCCAGCGCGTCCGCGCCCGCCGCGACGAGGGGGTCGAGGTCGTCGCGCCTGCCGCAGGCGACGGCCCCCGCCCCAGCGCCCTGGACCCCGAGGCAAAGAAGGCCTACGCCTCGGCGCTCGACAAGGCGCGCGCCGGCCACCACCGGGAGGGCCTCGCGCAGATGGGGGCGTTCCTTACGCGTTGGCCCGACCACCCGTACGCCGACAACGCCATCTACTGGCGCGCAGAGTGTCTTGCGGGCCTCGGTGAGCCGCAGAAGGCCGTCGCGGAGCTGGAGGGCCTGCTTTCGCGCTTCCCGCTCGGGAACAAAGTCCCCGACTCCCTCCTGAAGCTGTCGATTTTGTACGAGCGGGCCGGTGACCCCGCGAAAGCGCGCGCGGCGCTCGATCGGCTCGAGCGCGAGTTCCCGAAGAGCGACGCAGCCCGCCGGCGCGCGCGAAACTCCTCAGACGGTCGGCCACGAAGGCCCAAGGACCCGCTATGA
- a CDS encoding glutathione peroxidase encodes MLKKVVEAASSAVNRAVYGKAPEGGPEALAGIPFTRLDGSPLPADELAGKVVLFVNVASRCGLTPQYEGLVELYAKYRERGFLVVGAPCNQFLGQEPGSEAEIASFCSATYGVDFPLLAKQDVNGASRSPLYQFLVGSSAGGGADIGWNFEKFLVGRDGGVLKRFSPKTPPAAPEVVAAIEAAL; translated from the coding sequence ATGTTGAAGAAGGTCGTTGAAGCCGCGTCGTCCGCCGTGAACCGCGCCGTGTACGGGAAGGCGCCGGAGGGAGGGCCGGAGGCGCTCGCGGGGATTCCGTTCACGCGCCTCGACGGGTCTCCGCTCCCCGCCGACGAGCTCGCGGGCAAGGTGGTGCTCTTCGTGAACGTGGCCAGCCGCTGCGGGCTCACGCCGCAATACGAGGGGCTCGTCGAGCTCTACGCCAAGTATCGCGAGCGTGGGTTTCTCGTGGTCGGCGCGCCGTGCAACCAGTTCCTTGGCCAGGAGCCGGGCAGCGAGGCCGAGATCGCGTCGTTCTGTAGCGCCACCTACGGCGTGGACTTCCCGTTGCTCGCGAAGCAGGACGTCAACGGCGCGTCGCGCAGCCCGCTCTACCAGTTCCTGGTAGGCAGCAGCGCGGGTGGTGGCGCCGACATCGGCTGGAATTTCGAGAAGTTCTTGGTGGGCCGCGACGGCGGGGTCCTGAAGCGGTTCTCGCCGAAGACGCCGCCGGCCGCGCCCGAGGTCGTCGCCGCGATCGAGGCCGCTCTCTAG
- a CDS encoding fatty acid desaturase, whose product MKNAYDLRQLGLITLYMGVVFTMYFVPAARTLPLLAFACWLSFLNTVVLHNSLHSGPFRSSTLNNAWRMVLSFGALYPASANIPSHNLVHHHFEDDGQEDWAAPGHVRFRWNLLNLLHFPNVAGPRTFAGVTRWSKLHGRGDFRAQYVREQVFAFGLTAALLAWDFWTALFFVVIPQLWGARGILRINLIQHDGCDVTSEWNHSRNFVGRAFNWVMCNNGLHTIHHNRAGLHWSLLWEWHDKEVVARIDPSLNEPSMMGYLARTYFFRFARPAPRAVAQAEASAAATDLAPRETRRAEIEAAGTAV is encoded by the coding sequence TTGAAGAACGCGTACGACCTCCGGCAGCTCGGCCTCATCACGCTCTACATGGGGGTGGTGTTCACGATGTACTTCGTGCCGGCCGCCCGCACGCTGCCGCTCCTCGCCTTCGCCTGCTGGCTGTCGTTCCTCAACACGGTGGTGCTCCACAACTCGCTCCACTCGGGGCCCTTTCGGTCGAGCACGTTGAACAACGCCTGGCGCATGGTGCTGTCGTTCGGCGCGCTCTACCCGGCTTCGGCGAACATCCCGTCGCACAACCTGGTGCACCACCACTTCGAGGACGACGGCCAGGAAGACTGGGCGGCGCCGGGGCACGTGCGGTTCCGCTGGAACCTGCTGAACTTGCTCCACTTCCCGAACGTCGCCGGGCCGCGGACGTTCGCGGGCGTGACGCGCTGGTCGAAGCTCCATGGTCGCGGCGACTTCCGCGCCCAGTACGTGCGCGAGCAGGTGTTCGCCTTCGGTCTCACGGCCGCGCTCCTCGCGTGGGACTTCTGGACGGCGCTCTTCTTCGTCGTGATCCCCCAGCTCTGGGGCGCCCGCGGCATCCTGCGCATCAACCTCATCCAACACGACGGCTGCGACGTCACGAGCGAGTGGAACCACTCGCGCAACTTCGTGGGCCGCGCCTTCAACTGGGTGATGTGCAACAACGGGCTCCACACCATCCACCACAACCGCGCGGGCCTGCACTGGTCGCTCTTGTGGGAGTGGCACGACAAAGAGGTCGTCGCGCGCATCGATCCGTCGCTGAACGAGCCGAGCATGATGGGCTACCTCGCGCGCACGTACTTCTTCCGGTTCGCGCGCCCCGCGCCTCGCGCGGTCGCGCAGGCCGAGGCGAGCGCCGCCGCGACCGATCTGGCGCCGCGCGAGACGCGTCGCGCCGAAATCGAGGCCGCCGGGACCGCGGTGTAA
- a CDS encoding pentapeptide repeat-containing protein codes for MKRSYRLGLFVLASLGATACANDSTPTAGPSLESLARECGDDDGVNLDDIASGRLHALCDHQNLTASFLANDPKARAGAPGRLAIPFNVLREGPREYCFRDDNEEKHRLTIVDTSGAAVASLVAGEACVTASLAPGRYTVQATHHRPGVADLPRNTLHTFPERSPSGVPRLVFATNECRGCTITGAWPIDENGKYGLVGEYYGGEITNARCCAGGSPCECELVGAFVNTKMSGLVYNLTLDGAFQNVDMRALTVSSYQVHPITFRGSFSGQPFTLSQQRLVLLERPQVSESFSTMLSNAIVDLPPSAGGAEPVTGRARLIPYLRDGSRTAVYGGTVDTFIDLDDVLVFRDQPADIISFVGTKFPKLPPLASGAPVDFSRVALVQFQGATLRDGPLTTKDPRFGGSLSFDNCTLENVTITPPTVGGALPKSWVLPNLFVSSSTLRGVTIVSEGAGTGPGGSWVASVAPSADIVAIRRSTIDGLSFHHAKVNDLTLEDDVVRNASFAGSVFTKAQVLGGTFARSAVVDGAQLVGSTWRGVDTAASAKGTLFTGAAFADMKNFDFLLTGAGLERVTLTFAPGYGGQTRLSAPQSRWMDAKLTGVVFDGASFSDADLSRFSCANCQLLETVFSRANLSGARLTDSVLDRAQFNRANLTGATLGKSAVGAQFDDADLTSADLTSLDLTRASASDALLCNANLTGVTMSGANLYLARMRTTSQACTVDARGLAGLASDGTVTCPDGTKGPCGSWDVPVGDQCCKPGVGTVCPKVKGAGASCAHRCDCASGVCTGNVCG; via the coding sequence ATGAAGCGCTCGTATCGACTCGGCCTCTTCGTCCTCGCGTCGCTCGGCGCCACGGCCTGCGCCAACGACTCGACCCCGACGGCGGGCCCGTCACTCGAGAGTCTCGCGCGGGAGTGCGGCGACGACGACGGCGTCAACCTCGACGACATCGCGAGCGGCCGGCTGCACGCGCTGTGCGATCACCAGAACCTGACAGCCTCGTTCCTCGCGAACGATCCGAAAGCGCGCGCGGGCGCCCCAGGGAGGCTCGCCATCCCCTTCAACGTGCTGCGCGAGGGGCCGCGCGAATATTGCTTCCGCGACGACAACGAAGAGAAGCACCGGCTCACGATCGTGGACACGAGCGGCGCCGCGGTCGCCTCGCTCGTGGCAGGAGAGGCGTGCGTCACGGCGAGCCTCGCCCCGGGGCGCTACACCGTCCAGGCGACGCACCACCGGCCCGGCGTGGCCGACCTGCCGCGCAACACGCTGCACACCTTCCCGGAGCGCTCGCCCAGCGGCGTGCCTCGCCTCGTCTTCGCGACGAACGAGTGCCGCGGGTGCACCATCACCGGCGCGTGGCCTATCGACGAGAATGGCAAATACGGCCTCGTGGGCGAATATTACGGCGGCGAGATCACGAACGCGCGCTGCTGCGCGGGCGGGTCTCCCTGCGAGTGCGAGCTCGTCGGCGCCTTCGTGAACACGAAGATGTCCGGGCTCGTCTACAACCTCACCCTCGACGGGGCCTTCCAGAACGTGGACATGCGCGCCCTCACGGTGAGCAGCTACCAGGTCCACCCGATTACGTTTCGAGGGTCGTTCTCGGGTCAGCCGTTCACCTTGTCTCAGCAGCGATTGGTGCTCCTCGAGCGCCCGCAGGTGTCGGAGTCGTTCTCCACGATGCTCTCCAACGCCATCGTCGATCTGCCGCCGTCCGCGGGCGGCGCAGAGCCCGTGACGGGCCGCGCGCGCCTCATCCCCTATCTTCGGGACGGGTCGCGCACCGCCGTCTACGGGGGCACGGTCGACACGTTCATCGACCTCGACGACGTGCTCGTGTTTCGCGACCAACCGGCCGACATCATCTCCTTCGTCGGCACGAAGTTCCCGAAGCTGCCTCCGCTTGCGTCTGGGGCGCCGGTCGACTTCAGCCGCGTCGCGTTGGTGCAGTTCCAAGGCGCGACGCTCCGCGACGGCCCGCTCACCACGAAAGACCCGCGGTTCGGGGGCTCGCTGAGCTTCGACAACTGCACCCTCGAGAACGTCACGATCACCCCGCCCACGGTCGGCGGGGCTCTCCCGAAGAGCTGGGTCTTGCCGAACCTCTTCGTCTCGAGCTCGACCCTCCGAGGCGTGACGATCGTCTCCGAGGGCGCGGGCACCGGGCCCGGGGGCAGCTGGGTCGCGAGCGTCGCGCCCAGCGCCGACATCGTGGCCATTCGCCGCTCCACCATTGACGGCCTCTCGTTTCACCACGCGAAGGTGAACGACCTCACGCTCGAGGACGACGTCGTCCGCAACGCGAGCTTCGCGGGCTCGGTCTTCACGAAGGCTCAGGTCTTGGGCGGCACGTTCGCGCGGAGCGCGGTGGTGGACGGCGCGCAGCTCGTGGGGTCGACCTGGCGCGGCGTGGACACGGCGGCGAGCGCGAAGGGCACGCTGTTCACCGGGGCCGCCTTCGCGGACATGAAGAACTTCGACTTTCTGCTCACGGGAGCGGGCCTCGAGCGCGTGACGCTCACGTTCGCCCCCGGCTACGGCGGGCAGACGCGGCTCTCCGCGCCGCAGTCACGGTGGATGGACGCGAAGCTCACCGGCGTCGTGTTCGACGGCGCCTCGTTCTCCGACGCCGATCTCTCGCGCTTTTCGTGCGCGAACTGCCAGCTCCTCGAGACCGTCTTCTCCCGCGCGAACCTGTCGGGCGCGCGGCTCACCGACTCCGTGCTGGATCGCGCGCAGTTCAACCGCGCGAACCTCACCGGCGCGACCCTCGGGAAGTCGGCCGTAGGCGCCCAGTTCGACGACGCCGACCTCACGTCCGCCGACCTCACGAGCCTCGACCTGACCCGCGCGTCTGCCAGCGACGCCCTGCTGTGCAACGCGAACCTCACGGGCGTCACCATGAGCGGCGCGAACCTCTACCTCGCGCGCATGCGCACGACCTCGCAGGCCTGCACGGTCGACGCCCGCGGGCTCGCGGGGCTCGCCTCGGACGGCACCGTCACCTGCCCCGACGGCACGAAGGGCCCGTGCGGGAGCTGGGACGTGCCCGTCGGCGACCAGTGCTGCAAGCCCGGGGTGGGCACTGTGTGCCCGAAGGTGAAGGGGGCCGGCGCTTCATGCGCGCACCGCTGCGACTGCGCGAGCGGAGTGTGCACGGGCAACGTCTGCGGGTGA
- a CDS encoding potassium transporter Kup — translation MASPTTDEHADGKTEAQGHGHEPKGSLGALMLGALGIVFGDIGTSPLYTLAECTHGPHAVPPTHDNVLGVLSLVFWALMLVVTVKYLVFIMRADNRGEGGILALLALLPERFRASKTTPVGVLAVVVIAGAALLYGDGMITPAISVLAAVEGLKTVSPAFTPYVIPATVAILIALFLIQSRGTAAVGVLFGPVMVTWFLTIGGLGAYHASKNPAVFQALSPTHAVGFFLHHGKHGFMVLGSVVLAVTGGEALYADMGHFGKKPIRLAWVALVLPCLVLAYFGQGAILLVRPEAAESPFFAMSPGPRFTVGLVVLATMATVIASQALISGAFSLTQQAISLGYFPRVTVRHTSKDAEGQIYVPEINWLLMVACIVLVLTFRESSRLAAAYGIAVTGTMAITSIAFFTVMRENWRWPLPVAGGILAFFLAFDLPFFAANAMKFMDGGWVPIAIAAVFLWVMVTWRRGRFYLSRIVAKKAKSTDEFLAGLASTPRKKGCGVFMGASPSGVPTVLAVHAERLGVLEDELVLVAVTQLREPYVSDAERVEVEKLADKVFRVTIRFGFMDTPRVPPALEVAKAKHGLDVDLGASSYYLGRESFVASSAGDMGPFAESFFALLTRNARPATAYFELPPERVVELGTMVDL, via the coding sequence ATGGCCTCCCCCACAACGGATGAGCACGCGGACGGGAAGACCGAAGCCCAAGGGCATGGTCACGAGCCGAAGGGCTCGCTGGGCGCCCTCATGCTGGGCGCGCTCGGCATCGTCTTCGGCGACATTGGCACGAGCCCGCTCTATACGCTTGCAGAATGCACGCATGGCCCCCACGCCGTGCCACCGACGCACGACAACGTGCTCGGCGTGCTCTCGCTGGTGTTCTGGGCGCTCATGCTCGTCGTCACCGTGAAGTACCTCGTCTTCATCATGCGCGCCGACAACCGCGGCGAGGGCGGGATCCTGGCGCTCCTCGCGCTGCTGCCCGAGCGCTTCCGCGCGTCGAAGACGACGCCTGTCGGCGTGCTCGCGGTCGTCGTCATCGCGGGCGCCGCCCTGCTCTACGGCGACGGGATGATCACCCCGGCCATCTCCGTGCTCGCGGCGGTCGAAGGGCTAAAGACGGTCTCGCCCGCCTTCACGCCCTACGTCATCCCCGCCACGGTCGCGATCCTGATCGCGCTCTTTCTCATTCAAAGTCGAGGGACGGCGGCGGTCGGCGTGCTCTTCGGGCCCGTGATGGTGACGTGGTTTCTCACGATCGGCGGGCTCGGCGCCTACCACGCGTCCAAGAACCCGGCCGTGTTTCAGGCGCTCTCCCCCACCCACGCGGTCGGCTTCTTCCTCCACCACGGCAAGCACGGCTTCATGGTGCTCGGCTCCGTCGTGCTCGCGGTCACCGGCGGCGAGGCGCTCTATGCGGACATGGGCCACTTCGGGAAGAAGCCGATTCGCCTCGCGTGGGTGGCGCTCGTGCTCCCCTGCTTGGTGCTCGCGTACTTCGGCCAGGGCGCGATCCTGCTCGTGCGCCCGGAGGCCGCCGAGAGCCCCTTCTTCGCGATGTCGCCCGGGCCCCGCTTCACCGTCGGCCTCGTCGTCCTCGCCACCATGGCGACCGTGATCGCCTCGCAGGCGCTCATCTCCGGCGCGTTCTCGCTCACCCAGCAGGCGATAAGCCTCGGGTATTTCCCCCGCGTGACCGTCCGACACACCTCGAAGGACGCGGAGGGGCAGATCTACGTCCCCGAGATCAACTGGTTGCTGATGGTCGCGTGCATCGTGCTCGTCCTCACGTTTCGGGAGTCGAGCCGCCTCGCCGCGGCGTACGGCATCGCGGTGACCGGCACGATGGCGATCACGAGCATCGCGTTCTTCACGGTCATGCGCGAGAACTGGAGGTGGCCCCTCCCTGTCGCCGGCGGGATCCTGGCGTTCTTCCTGGCCTTCGACCTGCCCTTCTTCGCGGCCAACGCGATGAAGTTCATGGACGGCGGCTGGGTGCCGATCGCGATCGCCGCTGTGTTCCTGTGGGTCATGGTGACGTGGCGTCGAGGCCGCTTCTATCTCTCCCGCATCGTGGCGAAGAAGGCGAAGTCGACCGACGAGTTTCTCGCGGGCCTCGCGTCCACGCCCCGCAAGAAGGGGTGTGGGGTGTTCATGGGCGCGAGCCCCTCCGGCGTCCCCACCGTGCTGGCGGTGCACGCCGAGCGGCTCGGGGTGCTCGAGGACGAGCTCGTCCTCGTCGCGGTGACGCAGCTGCGTGAGCCGTACGTCTCGGACGCCGAACGCGTCGAGGTGGAGAAGCTCGCCGACAAGGTCTTCCGCGTCACGATCCGCTTCGGGTTCATGGACACGCCGCGCGTGCCGCCGGCGCTCGAGGTCGCGAAGGCGAAGCACGGGCTGGACGTGGACCTCGGCGCCTCGAGCTACTACTTGGGGCGTGAGAGCTTCGTCGCGAGCTCCGCCGGCGACATGGGGCCGTTCGCCGAGTCGTTCTTCGCCTTGCTCACGCGGAACGCTCGCCCTGCGACGGCGTACTTCGAGCTGCCTCCTGAGCGCGTCGTCGAGCTCGGCACCATGGTGGACCTCTAG